Part of the Methanococcus voltae genome is shown below.
TAACTAAATAGTATAAAAAAATAGAATATATATAAAAACTAAAAAAAAGTAGAAAATAAAATTAAAAATTAAATGTCCAATATGTTAACAACATCGCCCACTACAATAATTCCAGGAGCTTTTACGTCGCTGTTTTGCGCAATTTCTACAATGGTTCCGAGCGTTCCTTTAACCATTCTTTGATTATCTCTTGTACCATCCATTAAAATTGCAATAGGTGTATTTTCGTTTCTTCTTGGATTTTTTAACAATTTTTTAACATGATTTTCCAAATTAGAAATTCCCATTAATATAACAATCGTTTGAGCGTTTAAATCTTCCAATTTAACTTGCTTTTCATTTTCTGATTTATCTTCTGCTTCATGCCCTGTTACAACGGTGAAAGATGTTGCCACTTTCCTATGAGTTACTGGTATGTCGAATATCTCAGGTACTGAAATAGAGGATGTAATTCCAGGTATGATTTCGTAAGCTATCCCTTCTTTTTTTATTGCTAGTACTTCTTCGCCCCCTCTACCAAATACGAAAGAGTCTCCACCTTTTAATCGAACTACAAGTTTATTTTCTTTTGCTTTATCGACTATAATTTGGTTAATTTCGTCCTGTTTGTGTGAATGCTTACCTTTTCTCTTTCCAACGTATATAAGCTCAGCATCTTTGGATGCGTTATTTTTGATGATGTTTTCCCCAACTAAATCATCGTATATTATAACTTCTGCATTTTTTATTGCATTAATTCCCTTTAAAGTTATTAATTCTTCATCTCCAGGGCCTGCACCAACT
Proteins encoded:
- the cobA gene encoding uroporphyrinogen-III C-methyltransferase, with product MEKNNSKVILVGAGPGDEELITLKGINAIKNAEVIIYDDLVGENIIKNNASKDAELIYVGKRKGKHSHKQDEINQIIVDKAKENKLVVRLKGGDSFVFGRGGEEVLAIKKEGIAYEIIPGITSSISVPEIFDIPVTHRKVATSFTVVTGHEAEDKSENEKQVKLEDLNAQTIVILMGISNLENHVKKLLKNPRRNENTPIAILMDGTRDNQRMVKGTLGTIVEIAQNSDVKAPGIIVVGDVVNILDI